One genomic window of Triplophysa rosa linkage group LG11, Trosa_1v2, whole genome shotgun sequence includes the following:
- the si:ch211-198p11.6 gene encoding uncharacterized protein si:ch211-198p11.6 gives MAVPVWALSLPLPAIIMISVGIYMIFLAGVLWCHHCLKAKCDPQCSDCCASFSPCEYCLVCAQSCDCRPPSLRSCLDYSCPSPNCAMWDCACTCQPPECDSINCFCFEIKFK, from the exons ATG GCTGTTCCTGTATGggctctctccctccctctgccTGCCATCATCATGATCTCAGTGGGGATCTATATGATTTTCCTTGCGGGTGTGTTGTGGTGTCATCACTGTCTCAAG GCCAAGTGTGATCCTCAGTGTTCAGATTGTTGCGCGAGTTTCTCTCCTTGTGAGTACTGTTTAGTGTGTGCCCAGTCATGTGATTGTCGTCCACCCTCCCTGCGCTCCTGTCTTGACTACTCCTGCCCTTCCCCTAAT TGTGCGATGTGGGATTGTGCCTGTACCTGTCAACCTCCAGAGTGTGACTCCATCAACTGCTTCTGCTTTGAGATCAAGTTTAAGTAA